A window of Micromonospora eburnea genomic DNA:
CGGCCCGGTGATCCGGTCGACGTCGCGGATCCGGGCCGGGCGGGCATCGTACGGGCCGTCGAGGGGGAAGCCCAGCACGATGGCGTCCGCCCCGGTGCCGGCCGCGCCGGCCGCGAAGCGCAGGGACGGCCCGGGCAGCCCCGGTACGTGCAGCACGGCCAGGTCCCGCTGCGGGTCGTAGACGACCACCTCGCCGTCGTACCGCTCGCCGCGCAGTTCCACCGCCACCGAGCGGGTGCCCGCCACCACGTGCGCGTTGGTCATCACCCGGTCGTCGGCGTACACGAAGCCGGAGCCCTCGATGCGGCGGGCGCAGCTCGGCGCGGAGCCCAGCACCTTCACCACCGACCGCTGGCTGTTCGCCACCACCTGGGAACCGGCCAGCGTCGGGTCGGGCGGGGAGACCTGGCGGGCGCGGGTCGGCGAGAGCCGGCCGAAGACGTCCGGGAAGCCGTTGGTGTCGACCGTGTCGCGCAGCGCCGTGGAGAGCTGCTGTGCCTTGTCGGGCAGGATCCGGTCGATCACGGTGAGCAGGGCGCTGTTGCGCACCGAGGAGGCCACCCAGGGCACCGACGAGGAGCCCAGCGGCACCGCAACCAGCCAGACCACCAGCATGACCGCCACGGCCGAGACGAGCGCACCGCCGATGTCGTCGAGCCGCTTGAGCAGCTCGTTGGTGATGGTCTGGCGCAGGTGGGAGCCGATCCAGCCGGCCAGCGCCTGCCCCAGCACCGCCAGCCCGAAGATCGCCACCAGGGAGATCAGCACCCGGATTCCGCTGTCGGTGAACTGCCGGGCGACCAGCGGGCCGACCTGGAGGCCGATCAGCACGCCAAGGAAGAACCCGGTGAGCGACAGCGCCCCGATGGCGAAGCCCTGCCGGTATCCGCTGATCGCGAACACGAGCACGAGTAGGAGCAGGACGAGATCCACGACGGACACCCGTCAAGGGTACGGGCCCCGGCCACAGGCGTGTTCGATCGCTCGCGGAACGTGACCGCCGGGTCAGCGTACGGGGCTCTCGTCGACCGCGTCGGTGCCGGCCGAGGGTGCCGGCGCGGCCCCGGTCGGCGGCAGCTCCACCACCCGGGAACGCGGCCACGGGCGGGCCCAGCCGCCCATCTCCAACAGCGTGTTGAGCACCCCGGCGGTGAAGCCCCAGACCAGCATGCCGCGCACCGAGAAGGCCGGGCCGACCCAGCCGCTCGGGTGGCGCACCCGCATCCGGTTCTCCGGGTCGACCAGCTCGCTGACGGGCAGCCGGGCGACGTGCGCCACCTCGGCCGGTTCGCACGGACGCACCGGGTGCGGGGCGTGCCACCAGGCGAGCACCGGGGTGACCACGAAGTCGCTGACCGGAATCCACAGCTTCGGCAGCTCGGCGAGCACGGTGACGCTGGCCGGGTCGAGCCCGACCTCCTCGTTCGCCTCCCGCAGCGCGGTGGCGCTGGCGTCGGCGTCCTCCGGGTCGGCCGCGCCGCCCGGGAAGGCCGGCTGCCCGGCGTGATTGCGCAGCGTGGCGGCGCGTTGCAGGAGCAGCACGTCGACGCCGGCCTCCGGCTGCTCACCGAGCAGCACCAGCACGGCGCTC
This region includes:
- a CDS encoding NUDIX hydrolase, which gives rise to MTRRPPGWLDPLLGRLGTARAEDFTQLTTPESGGRESAVLVLLGEQPEAGVDVLLLQRAATLRNHAGQPAFPGGAADPEDADASATALREANEEVGLDPASVTVLAELPKLWIPVSDFVVTPVLAWWHAPHPVRPCEPAEVAHVARLPVSELVDPENRMRVRHPSGWVGPAFSVRGMLVWGFTAGVLNTLLEMGGWARPWPRSRVVELPPTGAAPAPSAGTDAVDESPVR
- a CDS encoding MarP family serine protease, with the protein product MSVVDLVLLLLVLVFAISGYRQGFAIGALSLTGFFLGVLIGLQVGPLVARQFTDSGIRVLISLVAIFGLAVLGQALAGWIGSHLRQTITNELLKRLDDIGGALVSAVAVMLVVWLVAVPLGSSSVPWVASSVRNSALLTVIDRILPDKAQQLSTALRDTVDTNGFPDVFGRLSPTRARQVSPPDPTLAGSQVVANSQRSVVKVLGSAPSCARRIEGSGFVYADDRVMTNAHVVAGTRSVAVELRGERYDGEVVVYDPQRDLAVLHVPGLPGPSLRFAAGAAGTGADAIVLGFPLDGPYDARPARIRDVDRITGPDIYAAKDVTREIYTIRSLVRSGNSGGPLVSSNGLVLGVIFAAAADDPNTGFAVTAAEARPVALAGAERTRAVGTGDCT